A genomic window from Megalobrama amblycephala isolate DHTTF-2021 linkage group LG2, ASM1881202v1, whole genome shotgun sequence includes:
- the tmem126a gene encoding transmembrane protein 126A, with protein sequence MTDNAMFVKDTGQGQTLSREMIIEMLNKKFERLPDIDRKLFSYGPIYLAGNAGFAGLVANSFYRRALNVTQGRFTSSLPMAVLPFLTTAALYTATVTNPLMSGDLNCPTCTLMRGALVGVVGGGIYPILLALPVNAGLAARYNSAPMPEKGNMMRFWMNLSKPIVRKMYVVLLLQGLFGTYLSSRHFEIYLKILKIPDSDTEELQD encoded by the exons ATGACAGACAACGCGATGTTTGTGAAAGACACAGGCCAAGGCCAGACATTATCCAGGGAAATGATTATTGAAATGCTGAATAAGAAGTTTGAAAGGCTCCCTGATATCGACAG AAAACTGTTTTCATATGGCCCCATATATTTGGCTGGCAACGCTGGATTTGCTGGTTTGGTAGCCAACAGCTTTTATAGGCGTGCACTCAATGTCACCCAAGGACGATTTACTTCCAGCCTTCCCATGGCTGTTCTTCCCTTTCTGACAACTGCAGCACTGTACACTGCGACCGTCACAAACCCCCTCATGTCAG GTGACCTGAACTGCCCAACCTGTACCCTGATGAGAGGGGCTTTGGTAGGTGTGGTTGGTGGCGGCATATATCCTATTTTGTTGGCCTTACCTGTTAATGCTGGTCTTGCAGCCAG GTATAACAGTGCACCAATGCCAGAGAAAGGCAACATGATGCGCTTCTGGATGAACCTGAGCAAACCCATTGTACGGAAGATGTATGTCGTTCTACTGCTACAGGGTTTGTTTGGAACTTATTTAAGTTCAAGGCACTTTGAGATCTACCTAAAAATTCTGAAAATTCCAGATTCTGACACTGAAGAGCTTCAAGATTAG